The Cynocephalus volans isolate mCynVol1 chromosome 16, mCynVol1.pri, whole genome shotgun sequence DNA segment GAGGAAACACTGTAATAGGACATTGTTAGGGAAACCTGTCCTATTATTTCAGggttttcaatatttgttttgagTATCACTCTTTTCACAATTGCCCAGAAAAGAAGTGCTCTGTTGCTTGTCTATGGAttaatatgaggttacttcaaagagcctgtggaagaagagaactgaaggatcatatgaatctttccatgaagtttttgaagtaccctcctagtTGTTTTACCTATTTTGTCTTTCTCCGATGAGCAGCTATATCCCTGACTCTGTTCTAGGGCTGTCCATCTCTTCTCCAGTCCGTCAGCATTTTTTTCCAGGTCCCCGTTTGGGATATGTCATGTGTCCTGTCTCATGCTGTTCCTGGAGGCTGAGTGGGACATTCCTGGTCCTGGGATGCCTGTGTAACCCCAGGTATCCCAACCCATGGCTGTCTGTAGTTCAGTATCAGAACGGAGCAGAGGGGAAGGACTGATCAGTCTAGGTCCCGAGGCGTGTTCTTTAATGGATTTGCTCATGTATTTAAGCCCAAATGTTTGTCAAGCTGTTAGGTTTTTGCATTTGTCCTTAAGATACCATTTTCAGAATGATGAATGAAGGAACCTGAGAGGGTGGTGGGTGTGCCTTGTCGCCATCACACTCCCTCCTTGACCTCGCTCAGCTTTGGAAACTCCAAGTGAGCGCCCAGTGAGTGCGGGAGCCGATCTCCTCTTTTATCTAAGCCCCAGTGCCTGGGATTTGCGAACCTTCCACCAAAtgtagcagagaaaaaagaaaacactctttCTTTAGGAGAAACAAACATATTCGTGAAGAATCAATTTTGCTGTTCACATTACACCTCCTTTTCAGAGAATGCATACTATGAAAAACCATGAAATATTTCgaattttctgaaaacatttctttgaaaggaGTTTTCTGGAGAGTAGACAGTGAAGGAAAACCGTCCACGGACCAGAGGAAACAGAACCCCAGACCCAGTGTCCGGGGCAGGCGTGAGGATGGTGGGATGGACCTGCCATCCTTGGTCTAGACTGTCCCATCCTGGCTGGGAGCCTAGGCTCCTTCTGGAGCATGAAATCGGGATATTTTGGTTCCCTCCCCCTTTTATATACATGAAAGCATGGAAAGAAATGCCTCATTCTGTTTTTGATGTATTCTCTGGTGGGATCTATGGCAGGAACTGGGCTTTCTTGTGCCCAGGCTTCTCTACTAATCACCCGTCCTGATAAAGAGACTCTTCTCCCATGGATGGATGGTCTCCATTCCTGCATCGTCTATTTCATCTTCTCCTGCTTAGTGTCTTCCAAGGCCTTCTGTTTCGCTGTTGTTGATGTTTGTCCTGACTGTCATCCTCTGCTTCAGAGGGACCTCTGCACACCCGTGCACCCTATTGGATGGGCCCCATCTGGCCTTCTGTCACCCACAGGAGAGAATGGGGTGAAAGAGGTTTCCAGGTCAGGTACTGAGTCTTGTGCGGTTGCCTCTTCTCCCTGACGTGCTTGAGGGTTTTCTCCAAGGACCGTTGTAGGCATGGCTACAGAGTCGGCCTTTGAAACATGAGTAGATGAAGAAGGAAAGGTGGACTGGGGAGGAGGTCGGCAGTGGGTCTTGCTTAcattaaagtgttttatattcAGTAACCTCAACGAGTGGGTCTCCCACTGACGCACCCCAGACTGCCTAATGTGGGCTTGTAAAATCTGTCAAGACctggatgaagaaaaagagatcccCCAAGAGGAATTCTGCTTGTAATGTTCCTGACATAACGAGGGAGTTGATCCTTGGCAGATGGCATCATGACATTCAGTCAGTGTTGGGGCACTCAGATTTACGCAGTGTCGGTATCTTGGGAGAACCTAGTTGAAAAAAACAATTGTAGGCCAAGCAGAGTTGTAACCTAAATGCAAGAAATTTTGCAATTTCTATCTGTGTAAGCAGGAACCCAGTACACCAGATTTTGTCCCATTTCTTACAATCTGAGTTTTCGAGCTACTGTTGGTTCTTAGAACTTCTTCACAGGTCTTGATGCTCAGTTTTGTTTATTGAGCAAATGAGCATCATCTGATGGGTGCAGTCTCCTTCCAGTGGAATCAGAACTCCCAAATGGTGAACCCCATGCACAGTGAGCTCCTGGTTTTCTTCACCGGCCCCTGTGGTGTAGACACGTGTGCAGACTTGGCACTGCATCTCCTGGTATTCGCTGTGCTTCTACGCCTGGCTTGTCATCTCTGGGACCTTGTGCTCTACAGCATGGGGCCTTGCCCACTACAGCACAGGGCACTAGCAGTCGCGAAGATGGAGGTGTGGCTGCCTTCAAACTGAGCCGCTTCCAGGTGACACTGCATCACGATTACCCAAATACCTTCCTCACCACTGTAGTCATGACCTGGCtcttgtctttccctctctcgTCTTACGCAGCCAAAATCTACAATCCAGAGCCTGGGTGGGACCTGGAGAGGTAGGTGAGCAGCTGGGTGCTGAAGTTCATTAGCTGTCACCCCCAGCTGTGTGATGGCcagctcagtcttggttctgcaattctctcaactatgcataaagtcgttaaatcccggatagcaaacatgatgtggctccagagagtttttgggcaaagtgacagtacagacttaactagaacaattttcttttacagtaaatataacaatatcctttaatggatgaatgaataaggaaactgtgacatatacatttaaatacaacccccctccccacaacacagagcatggaatactactctgccacgaaaaagaatgacatactcccatttgcaacaacatggatgagcctggagaaatttatgttgagtgaaataagcaaagcacagaggtataaatatcacatgtgctcacttatgtaaggagctgtgagagaaagaaggaaggaaagaaagtccatagcagtgtgttggacttgcagagggacagagcattccatgggctacaaagtggagtgaggggttgagggagggagagggagttcaggcattatcgggtgggggacacagggtacaaatgcaatttgtggtaatgggcgtgctgccagtaggaatctggccctcacatcatgggcacaagggctgacaatcagctttctatctcatgaatattcataaccaatattctctgtgtgtgtgtgtgtgtgtgtgtgtgtgtgtgtctgtatatatgtatatataaaaaatgtcttctaaccatgaaaaaagtatgtattgcaaaatgggaaaaactatacacacaaaaaaccccgcattcttttccagatttcttcgaatttctgtctttccctcagggtcactaacttcttttctctcatttcacttctaccgactccagtatggtttctgcttattcgttctacaaaccagatgtcactaaggttgccagtacggtctattttccaatgtagtgggcagtttgagttcacaccttctgtggaatctactgattcctcttctcagcacatttattgtttagaaaagacatttatcgtctttgtctccaaagggtgagtctttataatggatggctattccatcttcttcatctgtggctcttctgtccacttcctttaaagtttgaaggtccttagaatccagacaatgtctgtttctccctctgtcatctcttcccacatgaccaacttcatttctgcactttcagttgccattatgatcctccaggcattgaattccttgccaattgcaaattcctgtgtccaactagtgctggacatttgcacttacatgtctagcaatttgtggggcgtatcggtaattttatttctatttcctgacatgcttccatctaccttctgcagagagaattttattggttgtttcattttctcattatactgtttcacataactgatattaagtatgagtgtgtttcttttgagctctctgtccctccaagaatcaaagatagaagagagcatgttcacatccgtattctgaggggaacaaacaacctcttttaggtgaagttcatttttaccgatagctcgaatacactaatgttgaggagatgaattgtaccatctgtttttacgtcaggttgtagagacaggcttggactctctttttaaagaataaacaaatacaagcatttttctatagtaaaaatttaatgcagaaagcaatataatagtttcacaaaatacaaagaatatattttgttctattaagcacagtataaaggcgtattgacaaaaacaatttcaatcttatcaacagttagataaataaacatttaaataaataaatagatagatacatttgcacggtcgtctgtaagtaccagtccctgcagggttgaacatgacgctgctgaacaccctgaaggcatctgacaaacttgaggcacttcatgtcatgattgtagcagaagtgacagtcttggcgaccggagagctcaggaaagtgcgatagtgtgtactcgtccatgagagtcgtttccacgtcggaccaggtctcattgcctcctccctaatcttccccgcatgtttattgatgaagagaaggatctcacgatttctgctctcacgacctcccaggcgcaagggctgtgcctcttctctttcaggtagagactgattctttggaagtatttcctcacggccagtgcgaagtcctcgttcaccaggggagtctcttccacccccacctccggcatcagacaggcttccaggtcgtccagctgctgatagagtccagtgcagagtttgtccaagaggctctcatcccaagcagccgatgagccctttgtgcagaagaggttgaagctctgctgggtcatctcatggaggacagagatggctcgggccttctgcagctggtggccatccaagtcttccagggggaatccgaagtcatttctgtccttcaggcaggacagaggggagattctcctcattcgtcccaggagtatcaaggccttcctggtccccaggctgtgggcctgaggcagatcacagcccagagagcaggtcgcctggtagctgagcaccagcagggccatcagtaaaggaaagggcaaggccattggggatctcgcagatgctgctggcctggctgagatgggcgactctgagccttagcctctaggttctctgaagagcttgctttgtgcatgtgtcttaaatagggaacacactagtttccattttttggatgcccgtgtcttcctttctacttctgtttttgctttctttatgcactctctacatactttgagagcagcgtttctccacctttttcttttctcttttatttctttcatggtggcctgctcatccctttcctccagagcctggttaaattgttttttccgaattgaccctcctgtgataagctacaaaggcgggggtatatcgtgcaattatttacggaccgtatctgtagctcaggttcatacgtagaaaagaaagtgtgaagttaactttttgcattcaatgcatgtttaagaaggtctctataaaaattttaagccaagacttaagtttcaaagttattgatttgacttggctttataagtttatttgctgagctcctttttgtgtcatctattgacttatataaattgtaatgagtcaaatttcacatgcaaattcatgttacaaaaatacacaataccaatgtaatgacatacttaaatatctttcaaaactgctaaaaattatctatcaattcaattattttcttcccattaatttctcgtgtacctaactttaaattttgttccatacgatagaatacattgtcactgggccacctcccggatgttcccccaggtgcggtcaactcttatttctttttagcactcgacttcattattgatgtggcgaataactttagcagagccacataataaagcacaaattctttgcatttaattctcaaagccattaactcattcagtagcactcaggagcaaacctcagctccatccacgagacagccaaaggcagtccatatgtattcgtgtggaggccacatctcgagacatgattttgagatcaagcgatcgtctgttcaccgtaggcttgtattgctcatgctgcatatgctctgtggatcttccgagaactcaatgtcgatgcttcttgatacacaagaaaacccgagggaaataaaaattagtaataagggacaggttttcttagatttgggctttggagaaccacaaattattgtaatgactaagatttgttaacacctctaggaactaattttcacacttttgggagcaataccatcccaagaagaatgcacgatggagagaacatcaattttatttaaaaagaaaattttgttttgcaccgaagttcaaatttccaaccaaacatcagtcggagattccaattctaatggaatcttattaaaccaaaggaagccatctttgtcataaatggcaacaatgggatgtaggtgtgatgaaaataaatggctgttcaattgttgtgtaccgctggcgagacaccagagatctttctttcccatttccttttacatagaaaggaaagttgctgcattttccctcccaaggaatgggaataccaagaaagccaatatatgtacctcagtgtgatcaaacgtcacaaggaaagcaatatcccactgcaaaggacacgacgaaggataatttagctaaattgagcccagccaaggcgcagatgaggggatgcggcagagcagaagaaaagtggtggaagggacgcaggtcaaaggtagcaaacgggcatgggctccaggaaaagcaatcactgctggtccaggggttggtttcagctttgctggatccagctttcaagagagtcaagggagacacaacaaccacaagagtttacacacagaaaaggcaaacttgtgagagtgcaatatgctctctggataacggggaagcgagaaatgcatcccttgttttctccttgtggataaatggactcagaagttgactcatcgtcttgtcatgtctccagcaagaagcaagggaattcacaatttcaaaggacaccccttctttacacatggctatattatttctcctagctgtcagagatgatgtctttattacattgaaccttcgaatgaacttcgtcctaagaatataggtcgccatgagtccgtaagttactcttggtcagaggagtcgtcttatgcggtcttgtttcctgggcatcttagcctagttcctatcatttccggagctcagtcaatatttatgaaaggaataatcattataataacagtggaaagaataataccaatacatactggagacatgaattgggaagacaatagatctaaagaatttgtaagctcttcccgcttcatgcagggaaattgtaatggaagattttgtgacgatttaaaaaacaaaacacaaacacttgattgtagagatgctttcttcccatttgtagttttaatatttagaacctcaggatgtgccacagggcctggttgcaaatggaagacccaccttccacttttacttcagtgcccctcaaggaagcgcaacgccttgcctgatcgcacattccttgttttttccgataatacggagacgatgtgaatgttacaatgtgtttggggaccttgtccctatacacttgtctatttttcaattttggcctgtgcctttgggaatcacttaactctttccaagattcagtcagtgtcgctgtgaactttaatgaatgacgtccgtgtcgttttccctgagtctaaattgtggaatcagagttggcatcagattttgaaataaactgtgcctagcaagaatgccagttaattttctcttacaaatactgttagtacacacagtgtgaaaataaagagtggtcttattcaaagaacatatattctcttctcactaatcccccagtcggactctctttcccctctcctttgcacttaggtatccgacgagcgtgaatccaggctgagtaaatacgggtggaagtgatgttcaccctgtgcagcatgggtccttcaaagcatcctacaagtgatccaccatataattttttccatatcgactgagcacagtagcctcaagcgtcgcaaacctgtttgaacttatatgttgatgatggcaaagctgcaaaatagtaggttgtgaggtccctgaaaccccgctcagaggaggccaacactgagctcttctataaaggaaagatcagtttgtattatcatctaactactggtggttttcttttgttctgttacaggagcgagcatcaacttgactgacaaatgcccttcaccaaattctagactgaagaaccatgtctgtaaacaatgaaacttccaacttcggaaacaacaagcaccactcaagaattgaaacagataatgaaaattataaatcatgacagtatttatttaggacaagacaccatgttattctctctaatcattctactgtaaattcacgatgtagaacgtatgttttacataatcccatgatttaggattcagatgtttttcagctggtgcaaatgtgtgagtttagcttgctttggggggcctggtaaacaatcgtgtaattggttagggagggtcctgagtataacttctacgtcatttcctgacgttgctctgaaggcggtgaatgaggactaagcgcacttcaatttccactctgaccacctcccaggcacaggggctgtatttcttttccctcagataaccaatcatttcttggaaatacttccgaacgtcatttcccaaatcaggacaagagagagtttctccatttgtcatctgcacttgtcgcaggctcttctcaaggctgaagagtagtttatcgaggaggatcgcatcccaagcagcatggctgttctctcttttgaggaggctgaggatctgctggagcatctgaccacggaaacaggtggcatgtgtcttctggattggggtgatattttctcctgtccaaggaaaattgaagttcttcctgtccttgaagcatgagtgagatgggatctttttcatccgtctcactagcatgatggcttgccggttttccaggccatggctggaaggcatgccccagacagatgagcaggcagggacggagcagagcaccactcccgccatgagcaggcagatgtggaccattgagaatttcagtgattctcgaggcggccgcgagagggcgcgcgaacggccttttctgagcctccggtttcggaaacgcggacggactcggccgcttttggtttcagagggtgccacagcccgagagagcagacgtcgccgcttgtcgcgccgaaccggtgctgcttaaatagtgtggagaacattttcctccgatggctgcggagagagctccgccgcggcttggcgcgacccagttttcttcggtgagggccgtgagtgtctgagctgctccctgtgctcggggctttctttcgcgtagaagccgcagcgagactgagtttgacggggaaacccattgagtcgggacccgagtgctcgcgaccgcacgggctgtgatggtcacagattccgcaggagtgggggacgcgaggccgggacagcctgggaaaggggagccgggtagacagcgggtccgggagcagccccagtgcgggagcctcgggcgagtgagcggggacgacggcggtgataccgccaggacc contains these protein-coding regions:
- the LOC134364333 gene encoding interferon alpha-4-like, whose translation is MALPFPLLMALLVLSYQATCSLGCDLPQAHSLGTRKALILLGRMRRISPLSCLKDRNDFGFPLEDLDGHQLQKARAISVLHEMTQQSFNLFCTKGSSAAWDESLLDKLCTGLYQQLDDLEACLMPEVGVEETPLVNEDFALAVRKYFQRISLYLKEKRHSPCAWEVVRAEIVRSFSSSINMRGRLG